The proteins below come from a single Gammaproteobacteria bacterium genomic window:
- the ubiB gene encoding ubiquinone biosynthesis regulatory protein kinase UbiB — translation MISPKQLARLLHINYVLAKHGLDEIVLATHLFRPFHFILYLAPWNWIKRKRKPRGQRIREALIELGPIFIKFGQILSTRRDLLPNDIADELAHLQDRVPPFPSQQAIAIIEKAYKKPISELFDHFDETPLASASVAQVHSATLPDGSDVVVKVLRPGIENIIRKDVNLLGYIAKLAEHYWKDGKRLHPCEVVEEFKRTIFDELDLMREAANASQLYRNFSDSDLLYVPEIYWPYCKPNVIIMERIYGTPVSNISALKDNGIDLKRLSEQGVEIFFTQVFQHNFFHADMHPGNIFVSPQGQYIAIDFGIVGSLSDEDQQYLAGNFLAFFQRDYKRVAELHVESGWVPKGTRIEAFEAAIRTVCEPIFERPLKDISFGQLLLRLFQTARRFDMEVQPQLVLLQKTLLNIEGLGRQLYPDLDLWQTAKPFLEKWMYQRNSVSSIFKDVTKNLPELRDLLPKIPMLVHQSLENSAKLSEQLEDADQQIRELRNEIKRSNKRTISSILGTGLIISAALIFGLDGYSPRMIAGVPLLSWVLGGLGVAVLFLYTWDEEK, via the coding sequence ATGATATCCCCGAAACAACTGGCACGTCTATTACACATCAACTATGTTTTGGCTAAACATGGACTGGATGAGATCGTGCTAGCAACACACTTGTTCAGACCGTTTCATTTTATACTTTATCTAGCTCCCTGGAACTGGATCAAACGCAAACGCAAACCAAGAGGCCAACGCATCCGTGAGGCACTGATTGAACTCGGCCCCATCTTTATAAAATTTGGTCAGATTCTTTCAACCCGACGTGACCTATTGCCTAACGATATCGCCGATGAACTCGCCCATCTGCAAGATCGCGTCCCCCCTTTTCCATCCCAACAAGCCATTGCAATTATCGAAAAGGCCTACAAGAAACCCATCAGTGAGCTCTTTGATCATTTTGATGAAACACCACTCGCCTCTGCCTCGGTGGCACAAGTACATAGTGCAACCCTGCCCGATGGCAGTGATGTCGTGGTTAAGGTGTTGCGCCCTGGTATTGAAAACATTATTCGTAAGGATGTTAACCTGCTGGGGTATATCGCCAAATTAGCCGAACACTACTGGAAAGATGGCAAACGTCTGCACCCCTGCGAGGTTGTTGAGGAATTCAAACGCACCATCTTTGATGAACTGGATCTAATGCGTGAAGCAGCCAATGCCTCACAGTTATACCGTAACTTTTCTGATTCAGACCTTCTCTATGTGCCCGAGATCTACTGGCCTTACTGTAAACCCAACGTCATCATCATGGAACGTATCTATGGTACCCCCGTTAGTAATATCAGCGCACTGAAAGACAATGGCATCGATCTGAAACGTCTGTCCGAACAAGGTGTAGAGATATTTTTTACCCAGGTGTTCCAGCATAATTTCTTCCATGCCGATATGCACCCCGGTAATATATTTGTCTCCCCGCAGGGACAATACATCGCTATCGACTTCGGCATTGTCGGCTCACTCAGTGATGAGGATCAACAATACCTGGCAGGTAATTTCCTTGCCTTTTTCCAGCGTGATTATAAACGAGTAGCCGAGCTTCATGTGGAATCCGGCTGGGTGCCCAAGGGCACACGCATCGAAGCATTCGAAGCCGCCATTCGCACCGTATGTGAACCTATTTTTGAACGACCGCTAAAAGACATCTCCTTCGGCCAATTATTATTACGTCTGTTCCAGACTGCACGCCGCTTCGATATGGAGGTACAACCTCAACTGGTACTGCTACAAAAGACCCTGCTCAATATCGAAGGCCTGGGCCGCCAACTCTATCCCGATCTTGACCTGTGGCAAACCGCAAAGCCCTTCCTGGAAAAATGGATGTATCAACGCAATAGTGTGAGCAGCATATTCAAGGATGTAACAAAGAACCTGCCCGAGTTGCGCGATCTATTACCTAAAATACCCATGTTAGTACACCAGAGCCTGGAAAATTCTGCCAAGTTATCCGAACAACTCGAAGATGCCGATCAGCAAATTAGAGAACTGCGTAACGAGATCAAACGATCCAATAAACGCACCATCTCCAGCATACTGGGAACCGGCCTGATTATCAGTGCCGCACTGATCTTTGGACTCGATGGTTATTCACCTCGCATGATCGCAGGTGTGCCGCTATTATCCTGGGTACTCGGAGGGTTAGGAGTGGCAGTACTGTTTTTATATACCTGGGATGAAGAAAAATAA
- a CDS encoding Sterol-binding domain protein — MNSILLAASLETAINTVLGLDPEIASQLQQLEDKVILLNITTPDIKFYFLPTDSKIQILSSYEDKPDTRIYCSLFDLLHLSIHGSDKSSLFSTNIEMRGDLETGRQFRDILNAIEIDWEDLLSRVTGDIAAHQIVRNTRKAKAYTQQSAKILGQDLTEYLQEEKRILPTAIQLENFYNDVDQLRYDSDRLEARIKRLQQWAKEKSE, encoded by the coding sequence ATGAATTCCATTCTACTTGCTGCCAGCCTCGAAACCGCGATCAATACCGTATTAGGACTTGATCCCGAGATTGCGAGTCAACTGCAACAATTAGAAGACAAGGTTATCCTGCTAAACATCACCACCCCCGATATTAAATTTTATTTCCTGCCAACCGACAGCAAGATCCAGATACTATCCAGCTACGAAGACAAACCAGATACCCGCATCTATTGTAGTCTGTTTGACCTGTTACACTTAAGCATTCATGGATCGGACAAGAGCAGCCTGTTTTCCACCAATATCGAGATGCGCGGCGACCTGGAAACCGGGCGACAATTCCGCGATATATTAAACGCTATTGAGATCGACTGGGAAGACCTGCTCTCACGTGTTACAGGTGATATTGCCGCCCATCAGATAGTGAGAAATACCCGCAAGGCAAAGGCTTATACCCAACAAAGTGCCAAGATACTTGGACAAGACCTGACAGAATATCTACAGGAAGAAAAAAGAATTTTGCCAACCGCCATTCAACTGGAAAACTTTTATAACGATGTCGACCAGTTACGTTATGATAGTGATCGGCTCGAAGCAAGAATAAAACGTCTGCAACAATGGGCAAAAGAGAAATCAGAGTAA
- the ubiE gene encoding bifunctional demethylmenaquinone methyltransferase/2-methoxy-6-polyprenyl-1,4-benzoquinol methylase UbiE: protein MEEKKTHFGFQQVPVKEKARKVAKVFDSVASNYDIMNDVMSLGIHRLWKRYTLDLSGVRKGHKVLDLAGGTGDLAGRMSRMVGAEGEIILADINASMVAEGRSRMLNQGVSGNIHYVQANAEELPFPDDYFDCITMAFGLRNVTDKDKALRSMQRILKPGGKLLVLEFSKPVTPGLKPFYDFYSFKILPFMGKLIANDEESYRYLAESIRMHPPQEELKEMMENAGFERCEFFNLSGGIVALHRGYKL, encoded by the coding sequence ATGGAAGAAAAAAAGACACACTTTGGCTTTCAACAGGTTCCTGTCAAGGAAAAGGCACGCAAGGTCGCCAAGGTCTTTGATTCCGTCGCCAGTAACTACGACATTATGAATGATGTCATGTCACTCGGCATCCATCGTCTATGGAAGCGTTACACCCTCGACCTGAGTGGTGTACGCAAGGGTCACAAGGTGCTCGATCTGGCCGGTGGCACGGGTGACCTTGCTGGGCGCATGTCAAGAATGGTGGGTGCTGAAGGCGAGATTATTCTTGCCGACATCAATGCCTCTATGGTTGCAGAAGGCAGAAGCCGAATGTTAAACCAGGGTGTGAGTGGCAATATTCATTATGTGCAAGCCAATGCCGAAGAACTTCCTTTTCCGGATGATTATTTCGATTGTATTACCATGGCCTTTGGTCTACGCAATGTCACCGATAAAGATAAGGCATTGCGTTCCATGCAGCGTATCCTCAAGCCGGGGGGTAAACTACTGGTACTTGAGTTTTCCAAACCCGTTACCCCTGGACTGAAACCATTTTATGATTTTTATTCCTTCAAGATCCTGCCCTTCATGGGCAAGCTTATTGCCAATGATGAAGAAAGCTACCGCTATCTAGCGGAATCCATCCGCATGCACCCACCGCAGGAAGAACTCAAGGAAATGATGGAGAATGCCGGCTTTGAGCGTTGTGAATTCTTTAACCTTAGTGGCGGCATTGTTGCCCTACACCGGGGATACAAGCTTTAA
- a CDS encoding DUF971 domain-containing protein, whose translation MSIHITEIKLNKKARTLDLTFGNGEKFTLTSEYLRINSPSAEVQGHGPGQGTLQIGKADVAIDKIDSVGNYAIQLHFDDNHNTGIYSWTTLYDLASNHDKYWAEYLQQLKEAGHKIPNDA comes from the coding sequence ATGAGTATCCATATAACCGAAATCAAGTTAAACAAAAAGGCTCGTACCCTCGACCTTACCTTTGGTAATGGTGAGAAATTCACCCTGACCAGTGAATATCTGCGGATCAATTCTCCCTCCGCCGAAGTACAGGGCCATGGCCCCGGTCAAGGCACACTACAAATTGGCAAGGCGGATGTCGCCATCGACAAGATCGATAGCGTAGGCAACTATGCCATACAGCTACATTTTGATGACAATCACAATACCGGTATCTATTCCTGGACGACGCTGTATGATTTAGCCAGCAACCACGACAAATACTGGGCTGAGTACCTGCAACAACTCAAAGAGGCTGGGCACAAAATACCCAACGACGCCTAA
- the hslU gene encoding ATP-dependent protease ATPase subunit HslU — protein MSEMTPREIVQELDKHIIGQNEAKRAVAIALRNRWRRMQVDESLRNEITPKNILMIGPTGVGKTEIARRLARLANAPFIKVEATKFTEVGYVGRDVESIIRDLVDMSIKMIREQEMEKVKHRAADASEDRLLDALFPQPKESKAAEDQESGQDTRQKLRKMLREGKLDDKDVSIDVESVSMGVEIMAPPGMEEMTNQLQGMFQNMSGGKTRSRKLKVKDAWKILQDEEAAKLVDEDDLKLRAVEIAEQNGIVFLDEIDKVTQRSEGRGPDVSREGVQRDLLPLVEGCTISTKHGMVKTDHILFIASGAFHLSKPSDLIPELQGRLPIRVELNALGAEEFARILTEPDASLTEQYSALLKTEGVNLEFDDSGIQRIASVAFDINERTENIGARRLHTIMERLLEGISYEASDRSGDTLLINEIYVDKNLSDLAQDEDLSRYIL, from the coding sequence ATGTCTGAAATGACACCCAGAGAAATAGTTCAGGAACTCGATAAACACATTATTGGCCAGAATGAGGCCAAACGTGCCGTTGCCATTGCGCTCAGAAATCGCTGGCGGCGGATGCAGGTGGATGAATCCCTGCGTAACGAAATCACACCCAAAAACATTCTTATGATTGGCCCCACCGGGGTCGGTAAAACCGAGATTGCCCGCCGACTGGCAAGACTGGCGAACGCCCCCTTCATCAAGGTTGAGGCGACCAAGTTCACCGAGGTGGGTTATGTCGGGCGTGATGTTGAATCCATTATTCGTGACCTGGTGGATATGTCCATCAAAATGATTCGTGAACAGGAAATGGAAAAGGTTAAACATCGCGCCGCTGATGCGTCTGAAGATCGTTTACTGGATGCCCTGTTTCCACAACCCAAAGAAAGCAAGGCGGCCGAAGATCAGGAGAGTGGTCAGGATACCCGACAAAAACTACGCAAGATGCTACGCGAAGGCAAGCTGGATGATAAAGATGTCAGTATTGATGTTGAGAGTGTCAGCATGGGGGTTGAGATCATGGCACCCCCCGGCATGGAAGAAATGACCAACCAGTTACAAGGCATGTTCCAGAATATGTCGGGTGGCAAGACTCGCAGCCGTAAACTCAAGGTCAAGGATGCCTGGAAGATCTTGCAGGATGAAGAGGCAGCCAAACTCGTTGACGAGGATGATCTCAAACTACGCGCTGTTGAGATTGCCGAACAAAATGGTATCGTATTTCTCGATGAGATTGACAAAGTAACCCAACGCTCGGAAGGTCGCGGCCCCGATGTCTCGCGTGAAGGCGTACAACGCGACTTGCTGCCCTTAGTTGAAGGCTGCACCATCTCCACCAAACATGGCATGGTCAAGACCGATCATATCCTGTTCATCGCATCCGGTGCCTTTCATTTATCCAAGCCTTCGGATCTGATTCCCGAACTACAGGGTCGCCTGCCGATTCGGGTCGAACTCAATGCCCTCGGTGCCGAAGAGTTTGCACGAATTCTAACCGAACCCGATGCCTCACTCACCGAACAGTATAGTGCCTTGTTAAAGACCGAAGGGGTCAATCTCGAATTTGATGATAGCGGCATCCAACGTATTGCCAGTGTCGCCTTTGATATTAATGAGCGTACCGAGAATATTGGTGCCCGTCGTCTGCATACCATTATGGAACGTCTGTTAGAAGGCATCTCTTACGAGGCATCCGATCGTTCTGGTGACACCTTATTAATTAATGAGATCTATGTCGATAAAAACCTGAGCGATCTGGCGCAGGATGAAGATCTTAGTCGATATATTTTATAG
- the hslV gene encoding ATP-dependent protease subunit HslV, giving the protein MEQYRGTTILSVRRGDQVVIGGDGQVSLGNTVMKGNARKVRRLYKDQIIAGFAGGTADAFTLFERFEAKLEKHHGNLTRAAVELAKDWRTDRMLRKLEALLAVADKTTSLIITGNGDVIEPEQGLIAIGSGGPFAQSAARALLENTEMSARDIVEASLHIAGDICIYTNHNLTIEELDI; this is encoded by the coding sequence GTGGAACAATATAGAGGCACAACCATACTTTCTGTACGCAGAGGGGATCAGGTTGTTATTGGTGGCGACGGCCAGGTTTCCCTGGGCAATACCGTTATGAAGGGTAATGCACGCAAGGTACGCCGCCTGTACAAGGATCAGATCATTGCCGGTTTTGCTGGCGGTACTGCCGATGCCTTTACCCTGTTTGAACGCTTTGAGGCCAAACTGGAAAAGCATCACGGTAATCTTACCCGTGCTGCGGTAGAGCTCGCCAAAGACTGGCGCACTGATCGTATGCTACGCAAGCTGGAGGCGTTACTTGCCGTTGCGGATAAAACCACCTCATTGATTATTACCGGCAATGGTGATGTTATCGAACCCGAACAAGGCCTAATCGCCATTGGCTCAGGTGGCCCGTTTGCACAATCCGCTGCCCGGGCACTACTAGAGAATACCGAGATGAGCGCACGCGACATTGTTGAGGCCTCGCTCCATATTGCCGGTGACATCTGTATCTACACCAATCACAATCTTACTATTGAAGAGCTGGATATTTAA
- the xerC gene encoding tyrosine recombinase XerC — MPAAPIRPEDPWITAFLSYMENERRLSPHTISNYQRDIHTLRRDSQEALPSDWQQWRNHHVRHLMAQQHRNGLGGRSIQRKLSALRSFFNYLIREGQIKYNPAQGIRAPKTGHHLPDTLSVDQMQQLLQNSSNKPLVTRDITLIELFYSSGLRLAELANLDLNDIDLSQGLVKVLGKGSKTRILPIGRMAQTALKNWLKLRAQYANTDNNALFVARNGNRLSHRSIQERIKILSRKQGLTGKIHPHMLRHSFASHLLESSGDLRAVQELLGHSNINTTQIYTHLNFQHLAQSYDQAHPRARKK; from the coding sequence ATGCCAGCCGCGCCCATACGCCCCGAAGACCCCTGGATAACCGCATTTCTGTCCTATATGGAGAATGAACGACGTTTATCACCCCACACTATTAGTAATTATCAAAGAGATATCCATACCCTGCGCCGGGATAGCCAGGAAGCCCTCCCGTCTGACTGGCAACAATGGCGTAACCATCATGTTCGTCACTTAATGGCTCAACAACACCGGAATGGTCTGGGCGGACGCAGTATCCAACGCAAACTATCCGCTCTGCGTAGTTTTTTTAATTATCTGATACGTGAAGGTCAGATAAAATACAACCCGGCACAAGGCATCCGCGCACCCAAAACTGGGCATCACCTGCCCGATACCCTGAGTGTTGATCAGATGCAACAATTGCTTCAAAACTCATCAAATAAACCGCTGGTAACCAGGGATATTACCTTAATAGAACTCTTTTACTCCTCTGGCCTGCGACTGGCCGAGCTTGCCAACCTCGATCTCAATGATATTGACCTGTCACAGGGTCTGGTAAAGGTACTGGGCAAGGGCTCAAAGACACGCATCCTACCGATTGGCCGCATGGCACAAACAGCACTGAAAAACTGGCTTAAACTCAGGGCTCAATATGCCAACACAGATAATAATGCCCTCTTTGTTGCCCGCAATGGTAATCGACTCAGCCACCGATCCATACAGGAACGGATAAAAATATTATCAAGGAAACAAGGACTTACAGGAAAAATACACCCGCACATGCTGCGTCACTCCTTTGCCAGCCACCTGCTCGAATCCTCTGGTGACCTGCGTGCAGTACAGGAACTGCTCGGTCATAGCAATATCAATACCACCCAGATCTATACCCACCTCAATTTTCAACATCTGGCACAAAGCTACGATCAGGCGCATCCACGGGCACGGAAAAAATAA
- a CDS encoding DUF484 family protein yields the protein MSQIQNTEESLDNPLDETQVSIYLTENPDFFNRNPDLARDLQIPHQCGNAISLIERQTDLLRKKSQQAQQQLAELIQIGQDNDAISQRLQELSLQMIGITNLKALYSSLHDSLCHGFQVDVISLHLDADIGTKDLPASIKVYNLDEFNEMNLGKLLGDQPRCIALAPIQNDYLFDKQDNPIKSAALIPLNDNGKPGLLSLGSCDKERFHSDMDVHFLHYLAKLTEKVISTVVAS from the coding sequence ATGAGCCAAATACAAAATACCGAAGAGAGCCTTGATAACCCTCTTGATGAAACTCAGGTTTCAATATATCTTACTGAAAACCCTGATTTTTTTAACCGTAACCCCGATCTTGCCCGTGACCTGCAGATACCACATCAATGTGGTAATGCGATTTCTCTCATTGAGCGACAAACCGATCTGTTACGCAAAAAAAGTCAGCAGGCGCAACAACAGCTTGCTGAATTAATACAAATTGGCCAGGACAATGATGCCATCAGCCAGCGTCTACAGGAACTATCCTTACAGATGATCGGTATCACTAATCTGAAGGCGCTCTATTCCAGCCTGCATGACAGTCTATGCCATGGCTTTCAGGTCGATGTCATCAGCCTGCATCTGGATGCTGATATTGGCACGAAGGATTTACCCGCATCAATCAAGGTCTATAATCTCGATGAGTTCAATGAAATGAACCTGGGTAAACTACTGGGTGATCAACCACGTTGTATTGCACTAGCCCCCATACAGAACGACTATCTATTTGATAAACAAGACAACCCTATAAAATCAGCCGCACTAATTCCACTCAATGATAACGGAAAACCCGGCCTGTTAAGCCTGGGTAGCTGCGACAAGGAACGCTTTCATAGTGATATGGACGTACACTTTCTACACTATCTAGCAAAATTAACCGAAAAGGTTATTAGCACAGTAGTGGCCTCATAA
- the dapF gene encoding diaminopimelate epimerase: MRFEFTKMHGLGNDFIVIDAINQDITLDPQQIRTIANRHTGVGCDQLLLVERPHNTALDFRYRIFNADGGEVEQCGNGARCFSLFVHEKGLSSSDNLKVETSGGIIEIQRSSNGLIRVNMGIPQLEPDKIPFKVSKQAIQYPLEGTNPTIIMGVVSMGNPHAVTLVDDIDTTPVERLGSLIESHLAFPQHVNAGFMQVITPSHIRLRVYERGAGETLACGTGACAAVVWGRLLGKLESEVRVSLRGGDLIINWSGEHEPVYMSGPATRVFEGQIEL; encoded by the coding sequence ATGAGATTTGAATTCACCAAGATGCATGGATTAGGCAATGATTTTATCGTCATTGATGCTATTAATCAGGATATTACCCTTGATCCTCAACAGATTCGCACTATTGCCAACCGCCATACCGGTGTGGGTTGTGACCAGTTGCTGTTAGTTGAACGCCCCCACAATACCGCACTTGATTTTCGCTACCGTATCTTTAATGCCGACGGTGGCGAGGTTGAGCAATGTGGGAATGGCGCAAGATGTTTTAGCCTGTTTGTGCATGAAAAGGGTTTAAGTTCATCAGATAACCTTAAGGTAGAGACATCAGGTGGCATAATAGAGATACAGCGCTCATCAAACGGGCTTATTCGCGTCAACATGGGTATTCCCCAACTTGAGCCTGACAAGATACCCTTCAAGGTATCAAAACAAGCTATCCAATACCCACTGGAGGGCACCAATCCAACCATTATCATGGGTGTTGTCTCCATGGGTAACCCCCATGCAGTCACCTTGGTCGATGATATTGACACAACACCTGTGGAACGACTCGGGTCACTGATCGAGTCTCACCTTGCCTTTCCACAACACGTCAATGCCGGATTTATGCAGGTTATCACACCATCTCATATCCGTTTACGCGTCTATGAACGTGGCGCAGGCGAGACCTTGGCCTGTGGCACCGGAGCCTGCGCCGCCGTGGTATGGGGACGACTACTCGGCAAACTGGAATCCGAAGTACGGGTTTCATTGCGCGGGGGAGATCTTATAATCAACTGGTCGGGTGAGCATGAACCCGTCTATATGAGTGGCCCCGCCACTCGCGTTTTTGAAGGACAAATTGAGCTATGA
- a CDS encoding VPLPA-CTERM sorting domain-containing protein codes for MSLIFMGAVQATQYTNVMNQSNALADDVDYLSVTMNERWDGSNYAVDLLIETLAALDNIAGSNYGIQAFGFNLPGIDDLSSRFGGGGDGKHHGKHGAHHNTGTTGSSFITGLPSGWGIKEDSNMSEFGDFDIRVAGKGSSRTRQLSFTINGVQMKDVDIYFFAAHVAGFNAIKQEGHHKDKITSAFFGNDEPRIHAVPLPASIWLFGAGLMGIVGVARRRQLSQAK; via the coding sequence TTGAGCCTGATTTTCATGGGAGCCGTTCAGGCAACCCAGTATACCAATGTGATGAATCAATCGAATGCCCTTGCCGATGATGTCGATTATCTGTCGGTTACGATGAATGAGCGTTGGGATGGGTCGAATTATGCGGTGGATCTCCTGATTGAAACCCTTGCTGCGCTGGATAATATTGCAGGTTCCAATTATGGCATACAGGCGTTTGGTTTTAATCTGCCAGGCATTGATGATTTGTCTTCTCGTTTCGGTGGTGGGGGTGATGGTAAGCATCATGGTAAGCACGGTGCTCATCATAACACTGGCACTACAGGCAGTAGTTTTATCACTGGCCTGCCATCGGGGTGGGGTATTAAAGAAGACAGTAACATGAGTGAGTTTGGTGATTTTGATATCCGTGTTGCGGGAAAGGGCAGTTCACGTACGCGCCAACTTAGTTTTACTATTAATGGTGTGCAAATGAAGGATGTGGATATCTACTTCTTTGCTGCCCATGTCGCTGGTTTTAATGCTATTAAACAAGAGGGGCATCATAAGGATAAGATTACTAGTGCCTTTTTTGGTAATGATGAGCCCAGGATTCATGCGGTGCCACTGCCGGCCAGTATCTGGTTGTTTGGTGCCGGCCTGATGGGTATCGTCGGTGTGGCCAGACGTCGTCAACTCAGTCAGGCAAAATAG
- the lysA gene encoding diaminopimelate decarboxylase, which yields MQYFKHRNNTLYAENVSTASIADQFGTPCYVYSKSAIETQWQSYEDALQSHPHLICYSVKANSNIAILNLLAKKGSGFDVVSIGEIERVLAAGGKAGKIIFSGVGKQSHEIKRALEVGIRCFNVESEAELERINHIAASLNRKAPVSIRVNPDVDPKTHPYISTGLKENKFGIDINDALSIYVEASRMNNLDIVGIDCHIGSQITEPAPFQDAFNRVLSLVDELKENNILIQHIDMGGGLGICYNNETPPSPMEYIQPLLQQLSDSPLELILEPGRSIVGNAGILLTTVEYIKCTTYCNFAIIDAAMNDLLRPALYQAWQDIKAISKHSSANEKTYDIVGPICESGDFLGKQRTLSITEGDRLAIYSAGAYGFTMSSNYNSRPRVAEVMVDNDQAYLIRKRETIRDLFEGETILPD from the coding sequence ATGCAATACTTCAAACACCGCAATAATACACTCTATGCCGAAAACGTTTCCACAGCATCTATTGCTGACCAATTTGGAACGCCCTGCTACGTCTATTCAAAGTCAGCCATAGAGACACAATGGCAGTCCTACGAAGATGCACTGCAATCACATCCACATCTAATATGTTATTCCGTTAAGGCAAACTCCAATATTGCCATTCTTAACCTGCTGGCAAAAAAAGGCTCCGGTTTTGATGTTGTCTCTATTGGCGAGATTGAACGCGTACTTGCTGCAGGTGGTAAAGCCGGAAAGATCATTTTCTCAGGTGTCGGTAAACAATCGCATGAAATAAAACGGGCATTAGAGGTTGGTATTCGCTGCTTCAATGTTGAATCAGAAGCAGAGCTTGAACGCATCAACCATATTGCTGCATCACTAAATCGTAAGGCACCCGTTTCCATACGCGTCAACCCCGATGTTGACCCTAAAACACACCCTTATATATCCACTGGTTTAAAAGAAAATAAATTTGGCATTGATATCAATGATGCACTATCAATTTATGTTGAAGCCTCACGTATGAACAACCTGGATATTGTCGGCATTGATTGCCATATTGGCTCACAGATTACCGAACCCGCACCCTTTCAAGATGCCTTCAATCGTGTCTTATCACTTGTCGATGAATTAAAAGAAAACAATATCCTCATTCAGCATATTGATATGGGTGGTGGTCTGGGCATCTGCTATAACAATGAAACACCCCCTTCACCCATGGAATATATCCAGCCGTTACTACAACAACTTAGCGACAGCCCACTGGAACTTATCCTTGAACCAGGCCGTTCGATTGTAGGTAATGCAGGCATATTGCTAACTACCGTTGAATACATCAAATGCACAACGTATTGTAATTTTGCCATTATTGATGCCGCCATGAATGATCTATTACGCCCCGCGCTATATCAAGCATGGCAAGATATAAAGGCCATTAGTAAGCATTCATCGGCTAATGAAAAAACCTATGATATTGTTGGGCCCATCTGTGAGAGTGGTGATTTTCTTGGCAAACAACGAACGCTGAGCATAACGGAAGGAGATCGACTAGCCATATATTCAGCGGGTGCCTATGGCTTTACCATGAGTTCAAATTACAACTCAAGACCCCGTGTTGCTGAGGTAATGGTCGATAACGATCAGGCCTACCTGATCCGCAAACGAGAAACGATCAGAGATCTTTTTGAGGGTGAAACTATTTTGCCTGACTGA
- a CDS encoding lipoprotein: MQKRTTPLLVTLLIMTSIFFTGCGQKGNLYLPDSTQQTTNP; this comes from the coding sequence ATGCAAAAAAGGACAACACCTTTATTAGTCACTCTACTAATAATGACCTCCATTTTCTTTACTGGCTGCGGGCAAAAAGGCAATCTCTATCTACCCGACTCTACCCAACAAACAACAAACCCATAA
- a CDS encoding alpha/beta fold hydrolase, whose amino-acid sequence MNAVEINPAGKVRASVIWLHGLGADGHDFEGLIPELGLTERGVRVVLPHADVRPMTLNGGAVMRAWYDLYGLDSNAVEDIEGIRASSRQLVEWIDNERERFDLSAEQVVVAGFSQGGALALHAGLGYAESLAGILALSTYLPDAEGIAVEGLKKNINVPLLMAHGMHDDVILVDIARQVRQYLKSLGYAVEWKEYDMAHAVSLAEIMDIRNWFNKVLQLI is encoded by the coding sequence ATGAATGCAGTTGAGATTAATCCAGCAGGCAAGGTGCGTGCGAGTGTTATCTGGTTACATGGTCTGGGTGCGGATGGCCATGACTTTGAGGGTTTGATACCGGAGCTTGGTTTAACCGAGCGGGGTGTGCGGGTGGTATTGCCCCATGCTGATGTCCGTCCGATGACTTTGAATGGTGGTGCGGTAATGAGAGCCTGGTATGACCTTTATGGTCTGGATTCAAATGCAGTGGAAGATATTGAGGGGATACGTGCGTCCAGTCGGCAGTTGGTGGAGTGGATTGATAATGAAAGAGAGCGGTTTGATCTTTCTGCTGAGCAAGTAGTGGTCGCCGGTTTTTCTCAGGGGGGAGCCCTTGCCTTACATGCCGGGTTGGGATACGCAGAGTCCCTGGCCGGTATTCTTGCGCTATCGACCTATCTACCTGATGCGGAAGGTATTGCGGTAGAGGGTTTAAAAAAGAACATTAATGTACCCTTGTTGATGGCGCATGGTATGCATGATGATGTGATCTTAGTAGATATTGCCAGGCAGGTGAGGCAGTATTTAAAGAGCCTGGGTTATGCTGTGGAGTGGAAGGAATATGATATGGCACATGCCGTATCGTTGGCAGAGATTATGGATATTCGTAATTGGTTTAATAAGGTTTTACAGCTTATTTAG